The Enterococcus rotai genome includes a window with the following:
- a CDS encoding DUF1958 domain-containing protein, giving the protein MKTRTILLKICSFILVTGYFSGILTATDAYAAEDILTITQNAGYQTNEFYKPKASIVIEAQTGQVLWEDNPDLKWNPASIAKLMSVYLVFEAIEQGKFTLDTTVKATDNDQAISQIYELSNNSIVSGIAYPVRDLLYATLVQSSNVATVMLANLVTAHDEAKFIHMMNDKAKELGMTNSTFYNCSGAETGAFNGYYKPEGIDQSADNVTTARDLAILSYHLLKNYPDTVKYTSPVQITIMENTPYAEVLENHNYSLPGLAYGYEGADGLKTGSSPTGGFNYAATAKREDTRLIEIVLGVGDWEDQEGELQRHAFGNAIFDQAFATYEYKQLLTKGNNTINKEEVILDQDFYGVIQRNTTPAFKLTADKVTMDTGLSQVSPTIKAPSVSFKYAQKLKALQNGTFLKNTKKKNSLSTFFVNGLLIILGLLVMALSKLFKKETAGTTKFSPILALGILLILAGIALSTYTIVIGPWF; this is encoded by the coding sequence ATGAAAACAAGAACTATTTTACTGAAAATTTGCTCGTTCATATTAGTTACGGGCTACTTTTCAGGTATCCTAACTGCAACTGACGCTTATGCTGCAGAAGATATTCTAACAATCACCCAAAATGCCGGCTATCAAACAAATGAATTTTATAAGCCCAAAGCTTCGATCGTCATTGAAGCACAAACAGGTCAAGTTCTTTGGGAGGACAATCCTGATTTAAAATGGAACCCAGCTAGTATCGCTAAACTGATGTCTGTTTATCTTGTTTTTGAAGCAATCGAACAAGGTAAATTTACGTTAGATACAACGGTCAAAGCAACAGATAACGACCAAGCGATTTCACAGATTTATGAGTTAAGTAACAATTCAATCGTTTCAGGTATCGCTTATCCCGTTCGCGACCTACTTTATGCAACACTTGTCCAGTCATCAAATGTTGCCACCGTCATGCTAGCGAACCTTGTAACTGCTCATGATGAGGCCAAGTTTATTCATATGATGAATGACAAAGCTAAAGAACTCGGCATGACCAACTCAACCTTTTATAATTGTAGCGGAGCTGAAACTGGCGCTTTTAACGGCTATTATAAACCAGAAGGAATCGACCAAAGTGCAGACAACGTAACCACTGCTCGTGATTTAGCTATTTTATCTTATCATTTATTGAAAAACTATCCGGATACCGTGAAGTATACAAGTCCCGTCCAAATCACGATCATGGAAAATACGCCTTATGCTGAAGTCCTAGAAAACCATAATTATTCCTTGCCAGGTCTTGCTTATGGTTATGAGGGTGCAGATGGTTTGAAAACTGGTTCAAGTCCAACTGGCGGCTTCAACTATGCTGCAACTGCCAAGCGTGAAGATACACGCTTGATTGAAATTGTCTTAGGTGTTGGTGATTGGGAAGATCAAGAAGGTGAGTTACAGCGTCATGCTTTTGGTAACGCAATTTTTGACCAAGCTTTCGCTACTTATGAATACAAACAACTCCTTACTAAAGGGAACAACACGATAAATAAAGAAGAAGTGATTCTAGACCAAGACTTTTATGGTGTAATTCAACGAAATACTACGCCAGCGTTTAAACTAACCGCCGACAAAGTAACGATGGATACAGGTCTTTCTCAAGTTTCTCCAACCATCAAAGCACCAAGTGTTTCATTTAAATATGCCCAAAAATTAAAAGCTCTACAAAATGGGACTTTTCTTAAAAATACTAAGAAGAAGAACAGTTTATCAACCTTTTTCGTTAATGGTTTACTGATTATTTTAGGTCTTTTAGTCATGGCCTTATCCAAATTATTTAAAAAAGAAACGGCCGGAACGACCAAATTCAGCCCTATTTTAGCTTTAGGTATTTTG